actcttccccctcctgcgaaaaaaaattcatcatcgtgattaattgtcgattcgtaaaaatttgatcgtcgattaaactcaaccacataatgactcgtacaaagaaaactagggactaggcaaaccaaatcgtcttctaatccatcaattgaagaagaagaaccaattgaagatgaaggtgtagaaactgaaaatcaaccaccaattgaaccagaaactgaaccaactgcatctccaactccggaaataaggataagaaagtaagttttacaaacccaatctcttatttgttgtttttcatcgattaaatgacggttacagtgttgggttcggctcaaaattgagttacaTTTTTAGCGGAATTGTtcatcacaaaagcttcctgtaagtgtatatgaacaattcggcttaaaatttcatgaaatttcaagccgaacctagtcacagatagagatgcataggggttcggcatattcgataatcataatatgtgccgaacctagcagatttatgaggttcggctattacgatattctcaatatgtgccgaaccaataacaatattttaacccaaaaaataacaaattgatgttcggctcatacgattttcaaaatataagccgaaccagtaattattatttttctggactattcaggatgttgttcggctcatagatgtgagccgaaccgttcatcaattggtagattcggctcatagatgtttcgccgaaccatgatcaaaaaaaatcatctaaacaaccttttataattctgaaaattatctttaatcactaaacaaaatatttaatcactaatcaatattactaacactaatcgtaaagggcagatttgccattaaaaaaacttgggttaaggggtaatctgattttgccatttcacaactttttttgttttcatgtgatatgccttgaaagatttgaTATGCTCAAAATCAGGGTTCCacaaaaaaaaaggtcaaacagAATGAGAGGGTAAGTAAAGAAATGAAGTGCGAGAGAGGCCCATGTAGGCTCCCAACTTTTCTGTTCACGGGATTTGAAATAATGCAAGCAAATTGCCCGTTTCTGTTTAGAACGTACACAGTGTCTAGCTGTATTGCATGTGAGGGAGTTGTGTGGCTCCATCTCCTTCCACTCTCACTACACACACTGACCTACACACAAACAAAACCCAACTGGCAACTTTGATTCACTCTCTCGAAGTAAAGAAAAATGATAACTAAGGTGACAACAAAAGAGTGAAAGATCAAGACAAGAGTAATCTACGATTTTGATTGGTTTTCTTCTGACTCTCTTAacacttttattttttatttttcctctgTTAGTTattagaaagagaaagaagaacgtGTAGGTGTTTGTGTTTGTATGTGTGTTGTGTTTTATATCTAGAGACTATTGAGAGAACAGAATCACAGATATTACAATTATATAAAGACCAGAGagtgagaaggagaaggagaaacccCATTTCCTATCTGGTTCCAGATTCCATTCTAATTCTCTATTGCTTTCTTGTAGCTTAATAGAAAGGAACCTCATACAATGAATGGAATGTCATCCCAATGTAGTAGTAGTAGATGTGAATCAGGTTGGACTATGTATTTAGATCACTCAGTTTCTCAAAATCATGGCAAAAGAAGTGGTGGGTTTTTCAATGGAGGTAATTTTTTCAGTGAGAAATACAATGCTATGGAAGAAGCAGAAGAACCAGAAGCAgcagctgaagaagaagaagaagaagaagatttgtctATGGTTTCTGATGCGTCTTCTGGTCCACCACATTTTCATGAAGATGAAGACTATTGTGATGATGAAAACGGGTGTTCTTGTTTTACTTCTTCAGCTACTGCATTGGCAAAGAAAAATAGCAAAAGACAGAAAACTAAAGACCAACATCAACAGCAACAGTATCATCCTTCTCTTCTTGATGACACTGCTAGCTCTCCTCTATTCAGCTTTTCCAATGTAAGTTTGAGAAAGGGAAAGAACAGCAAATACATTATAGATTGTTTTTTAGCAATCGTTTTCACAAGTTTGTATCATTTGTCTCCTTCCTTTAatgggtttttgtttttgtttgatacTAGATCAATAACCAGAAAGCTACAATGGAGAATGTTTTAGATTTCTCACAAGGTTTCTCTGCAACACATTTTAAGGtaccttttctttttgttttattccCAACTTCAATTTTGTGTGTGGGTGGGTGCATTGTTTTCATACATTCTTAATTCTTAATTCTCCTTGCAGGGAAGATCTTCATTTCAGAAgcattttgattttctggattcttCTCTTCCTggacccaaatttaccaaaaccagtaagTTATTGGAGTCTGTTGTTGGTTATTATTAAATTTTTACTCAAAAATGCAAAACCATTCAGGAGGATTAAACACTTGCACTGTCTCTATCTCTACAGGTGGCTTCCAAGGAAGTAAATGGGAATGAGATTTATGATTCCCACATCAATCCATCTTCTCTAATGTCTGCTTATGTTCAAAAGATGTGAAGAGAAGACTAGtataaaagaaaaaggagatgta
This is a stretch of genomic DNA from Papaver somniferum cultivar HN1 chromosome 1, ASM357369v1, whole genome shotgun sequence. It encodes these proteins:
- the LOC113328817 gene encoding uncharacterized protein LOC113328817, with product MNGMSSQCSSSRCESGWTMYLDHSVSQNHGKRSGGFFNGGNFFSEKYNAMEEAEEPEAAAEEEEEEEDLSMVSDASSGPPHFHEDEDYCDDENGCSCFTSSATALAKKNSKRQKTKDQHQQQQYHPSLLDDTASSPLFSFSNINNQKATMENVLDFSQGFSATHFKGRSSFQKHFDFLDSSLPGPKFTKTSGFQGSKWE